DNA from Gracilinanus agilis isolate LMUSP501 chromosome 3, AgileGrace, whole genome shotgun sequence:
tgtttttctttgtaggtcatctttcactttctttgcctcattttcaacctggtcaattctggctttcaagaccaTATTTCTTATTTTAGCTCATGTGTCTTTGTTTCTGGATGACTTATTTTACtttataagttcttttcccaattatcttcagcctctcttaattattttttaaattgtgttttgagttcttccagccTGAGTCAAATTCACTTaagtttctgcatttttgcttcATGTTCCTTGgccctcctctgttccatttgttcttctttttttttaaacccttaccttctgtcttggagtcaatattgtgtattggctccaaggcagaagagtggtaagggtaggcaatgggggtcaagtgacttgcccagggtcacacagctgggaagtgtctgaggccagatttgaacctaggacctcccgtctctaggcctggcactcaaccCACTGAGAGTTCCATTTGTTGTTTGTTGATTGCCCATATAGAAGCTatttattgtaatttctttttctaatgtttactcatattttttccttctttcccccttcattggctgtaatcttgctcctctgattattagctagatctgtgggtttgggctattctgtcccaAAGGGACTTctttgctctgctgattgactagattaggttgatggagtattaatgagccctgaggtcagatcttctcCAGTTGGCAgaagaagctgaaggtgtagatGAAGATGTGGAGACTGAAAGAAGTTATGCTTCCTGCCCtattatcaaggtattctgtcatggttgcagcctttgccctgggattaGAGTCAGTAGGATTCTTATACCTGCTCTCAGCACAGTTGGTGGGAGAAGGTTGTTGGAGACTAAACTTCTCTGccttctgaaggcttcttatctgccctattagACTAGATTAAACCTGGGTGGAACTGATTTGCGGAGCTGGATGTACCCTGAGCTGGGatgtttgggtttatcaaacactatcttgctactgtcatttactccaagtctattccattgatctacccttctatctctaagccagtaccatatagtttttatgaccactgctttgtagtataatttgagatctggtaaagcgAGGCTTccatcttttacatttttttattagttgccttaatattcttgatcttttgttcttccaggtgaactttgtaataattttttctaattctataaaaatgtattttggtagtttgataggtaaataagtaaattaatttagggaggattgtcattttcattatattagctcatcctacccatgtgcaattgatgtttttccaattgtttaaatctaattttatttgtgtaaagaatgttttgtagttatgttcatataatttctgaattTGTCTCAGCAAgcagattcccagatattttatatcatctaaagtgattttaaatggagtttctctttctaactcactgctgggttttgttgtaaatataaaggaatactgatgatttatgtgggtttattttgtaccctgcaactttgctaaagttattgattatttctactagctttttagttcattttcttggattctctaggtgtaccatcatatcatctgcaaagagtgatagtttacttTCCTCACTGACTACTCAGatcccttcaaattctttttgtctaattgctactgctaccatttctagtacaatattaaatgtagtggtgatagtgggcatccctatttcactcctgatcttattgggaaggcatttaacttatcctcattgcagatgatatttgctgatagttttaaataaattctgtttattattttgaagactAGATTACTTTTAATAACCATTCATTTTTGTTTCCCAAGATTCTAATTTTTTGTTATCGAGTTTGTAAAAATCTAGCTTTAgctaaaatataaaaagtgattATTCTTATAACCTTACACCATTACTCAGAAAAACAAATCCACAGGTGCTACtgggtttgtttctttgtttttcctcccacagaaAACTTCAATGACTCTGCACAGCTAATGGTAATTGAATTCTACAATGGAGGCTTAAAATTGAGCTGCAGCTACCCAGAAGCTGCCCGGGACTTTAAAATGCAGTTGCTGAAAGGGAATGGAAAGCAAAAAGTCTGTGAACTCAAAAAGGATAATCAAGATGTTCAAATGACCAAGGAGATGGAATCTTGTCAGCCTAAGCTTTCCAATACAAGTGTAATTTTCTTCTTGTCTGACTTGGACAGCACCCACACTGACCATTACTTCTGTAGTCTACATGTTACTTATCCTCCTCCTTTCTTGAACAGTACTCCAAATGGAGCTTATTTACATATCTATGGTAAGGAAGCTCTCAAAATCTATTCTGCTTAAAAGGAGATTTACTCTAATAATAAGGGGGGACCATTATGTTGAAGAGGCATGCACATATCCATTTTGCCAATATAAAATGTCTCAACACAACGAAAGTCTTGGATGTTGACATTCCTTTAGCTTCACCCAAGTTGCAATTATTTTCTAATAGAAAAACATAAGGtggtaattttaaattttattttcattacaaAGTTATAGAAGTATTTTTACTCAATGACAGTGAAGAATccaaaatagctagcatttacataactctttaaggtttgtaaatatCTATCTTTATGtgtacataaataaaattatatatatatatatatatatatttacaaaaatttccCCTCAATACAACCCTGTGAAATATGTGGTATTATTATGTCTTTTGCTGTGATGAGAAAATAGGTAGAATGGGGTTAAGAGAttttcctgggtcacacagctaataagtactaAAGGCAAGATGTAAACTCAAATCCTCCCAATTCTAGTATTCTATCTATTGTGTTACCTTGTTGCCTAATGATATATCCCTTTTGAAATGCATGTCCCTAAAAGCTAATAATCAGTAATGTTTCTACATATACTTCTTAAGCCTCTACTATGTGTAAAATGTTGTATTAAGTGATGGGGAGTAAGATTGATTTAAAACAAGAGTATTCCCCCTCAAAGAACTGGATATCTTTTGagaaaacaacaagaaaataatCACCACACCTGAAATGATAATAGTATGAACCTAAAACTTAGATTATAGAAAGAAACTTCAAGAATTTTTAGCTGAACTAATGGTGATCTAGTGGGAAAAGGACTGGCTTTGGAATTATGGGACCTAAGTTCCAGTCCCAGCCCTGAAAACCTCCCTTTCTTGAGTCTTCCTACCTCCACCATATACTCCATCATTTGCTTGTCTCTTAAAATCCCTAATTTCTTTCCAAGCTCAATTCAGgtgctttctctttcccccagTTGTTAATTCTCAATACCTCCTCAAATTCTAGCGTCTGTTTATCCCCATAGATGTTGCTTCTTCCCAGTAGAATTAAACTTTTTGGGAGAAGAGAATGCTTCACTTTTATCTTTGGTTCttcaatgccttgcacatagtaggttcttaagaaaattttaaattggcTTTGTGACAACCAGAAAGATACTAAAGAACTCTCTGATTCTTCTTGTGTGAGGATACAAATCAGCAACAGtcttagaagttaagtgattgggAGGTAGCTTGatagcttagtgaattgagaaccaggtgtataaattggaggtcctgggttcaaatatgaattcagatacttcctagctgtgtggccttggtcaagttgcttaacctctattgcctagcccttattgcccttTGCCTTGGAAATCAATACacagattctaaaatggaagttaaggtTACACTACCTCTCGGATGtgagttattgtgaagaaaaagaatataagaatataatctGGCATTTGgcataaaattaacaaaatagagtAGATAAAAAGAATGACTTTGAAATATGCAATGTTTATTCCTTACAGAGATATAGAAAAGGCTCATCTACCAACCATAggccactatatatatatatgtatatatatatatttgtgtgtgtatgcatgcacatgtgtgtatgtatgtttagtATCTGAGTTGTTAAAATTAGCTGTTTGTATTATTCTACATTTATTGAATATCACATGTTTAAAAAACATAGCTTGAGTCTGTTAACGAGCTTTTAGACTTGTGACTCCATAGTATTAGAAAGAAGATTCTCAAAATTGCTTTCCTAACCCTGACATTTGTCTCATttttcccatcttagaatcaaaatctTGCTTCCATATGCCCTTATGGTTATCTCTTGGAGTTGCATTTTCCCTCTGTTTTATTGGAATATTAATTGGTATATTTTCTAACTGTATAAGAAAAAGGGTAAGTAGTTCTGTCTTTTCctgtaaaaaaaatcctttacaaaATGCTGCATTTTGGCCTGAGATGCCTGAGGAATATCAGGGAGATTTGCTTGTTAGGGCGAAGGATGAATTATATTTGCCAAAGTAATTCAAGAAAATGAGAGCAACTTCTCTCCAGATGCAGCTCCTGGTTAATTTAATCATCTGGATCAGAAGGGAAGAAGAGCCCTTAATATAAATCAGCAAGAGTACTCAGGGAAGAAATCTGCCTTTTGGCTTGTTCACAGCATGATAAGTGGGATAGGGAGATGTCTAACTTACTAACTTACCTGTCCAAGCTCTTGAAACTGAACCAGGGAAGAAAGCCAGGATGCAAGGAGAGGACTTTGCCCATTCTAGGTTCACTGAATTTGTTTTAGCCTCATAGCTCATTGTGGCTTTGAATTCAAAGAACAGGAGCCTCACTCAATAAAAGAATTTCCTGTTAACACACAAATATTCCTTATACCAATAGAAAGTAACAATTGAGTATATTAGACTAcattttgaagaagagaaaatagaaaggataaaaaggtgtgtgtgtgggatACAGCTTCAGGAGGGGGTATGTAGAGAGAGAGCCAAGGCAAAAATGAGGAAGATGacacttaaaaaaagatatagtgGCATGGTATTTGTGCAGAAAATCAACacctaggatcatagatatagagtgAAAAGACAATTGAGTACAAGGTCAGTATCATCTATAAAAATGCAAAAGTGTGTTGTCATCTTGTATATAACACTGATAACAGAGatgtgaaataatttgcccaaagtcacataggtcaTAAGTGACAAAACGTAGGTTTTCTGGCTCTAAACTCAGTACTTTCCATATGTTTTTATACTAACTAATTTTGGCTTCAGTTGTACATAATTTCTAAAAATCTAATCTGATGCCCTCCTAAAACGTTGGAAACCATTTGAAGGGTAATCAGTTGTGGGTAGACTTTCTTCCTTCTACTCCAAATACCAATACAGATCTACAACTTAGAAAAATGCAAAGACATTGTTTTAGAGTACataaaggttaaattatttgcttagGGTCAAGCATTTGGCAAGGACTTCCATCAAAACATAGGAAAAGTTGGGTAGAGGAGAAAGCTGGCAGGCAGAAGTTAGGAAATGAAGACTAACTGGGACATGTTGTTCATGGAATGCTCTTTCTTTTCAGATAAGTCAAAGCAGGTCTAGTTTGCATGAAACTAATAGTGAATACATGCCAATGGCAGCGGTGAATGCAGCTAAAAATCCTGGATTCAAAGGTGGGTCTCAATTTGAGGCTTTATTCAATGATGGAAGCTTTAGGTCTTAAATATTTATGGTGCCTTTTTAAGGGTAAAGGTACCTTTCTTTTTGGACTGATCTTAGTAGGTGTGAAAAAAGCAAGAATTTCCATGTTGAATGCAGTTTGTTCTCACTGTAGTATATTGAGAAAAAGCACTTtggagaaaaaattatataactacccaaaaaagaactcaaaaaatttaCCTATTCTAGTTTTTTTGCATTGAATAGTTTACTGTCAGATTAAAAGCTCAGAAATCTCCAGAAATAGTGTGAGAACAAATTGCTATGGGCCACCAAATTTTTGTAACTATTCTATTGACTTTGGGAAAGAGATAAGAGCATGAAACAATAGGCCAGCAAAATCATAGGAccatagagctggaaaggatttttGATCTCTTCAATTAATAAGTGTTTTCTCTTCACCATAAATATTGTAGACTCAGATTTGTTTAGGTACTAAATAATCACAGATCTCACTACATCTTCTGAGTTCTAAGGAAAAATATCTTGAAtgatgattcatatttttttattttttcattcttttgattttgttttattgtttcttaaagccattaacttctatttgcccaatctaatttttaaataatgaatttcttctatgaccttttgatcctccttttccatttggtctattctacttttcatggaattcctttcttcagtgaatttttttaccttttttttcccagttggtcagttctgttttttaaaaaatcttttctccaTTGGagttttgtgcttctttttccagttgatccattttgctttttttaagctattattttctttttgaattagtttcacttctttcccccatttttcttcaaccttttttatttgattttttaattcctttttgagttcttccagcaattgagaccaatttccatttttctttgaagttttacatgtggttgcttggatctcacagTCCCCTGTTGGCTGTGTTTTGCTCTTTGTAACCATAGAATTTTTATAGGGTTGTGTTTCttatttgtttgctcatttccctagccttttttgcctgtggactgggaattctgaaagctgatgattctaTCTCCTCTAGTGCTGGCTTACAGGGCTTGGCACTGGGGCTAGGTCTTCACTACAGCACAGATTTGAAAGGGCCCAGTGCTATGGACTTCTGAGCCTCACTGTGGGCTAGCACCAGGGCTTGGGAGTGTGTTTGTGGTACTATATTGTTGGGTACCTGGGACTCAGGGTCCCAAAATTGGCCtatgcccaggttcagaacctggcacagtaggtgtgtatgtatgtgtgggaTTGATCAGCACTGCTTTggttgtagttttctttctgtttctctctcatccTATGAAAATTAACTCTCTCTGCTTATCTTTCAAGCTGTGTTCAGCCGGAGAGCCCCTTATCTCTGTCTTgctattggtttttgactcctgtcattttgaggcactttttaaagattggtttggaaggattgtcagagaaATTTCAGCTTTTCCTGCTACTAAGCTgcaatcttgactctgccccttgAATGATGATTATTCAGATAAGATTTATtttcaatgaatcaataaaatatttactgaaattcttctatatgtcaggcactttgctaggcactgaggatataagtataagaaatgaaaaaaattttgaaagaagataATGTAATGTAAGCATTTTTCAGAATAAGAGAtgtagggggcagttaggtggcttagtagatgagagcaaggcctagaaatgggagatcctgggtttaaatatggcctcagatatttcctagctgtgtgaccctgggcaagtcacttaactccaattgcctagcccttactgctcttctgccttggaacctacacacagtactgactctaagacagaaggtaaagatttaaaaaaaaagaataggaaatataTCTCTTCTTAGTCCTGAAGAATACCTCCTCATATAGCTAGCTAGAAatcaatcatttaataaaataataaagtttacaaggttatttgttaaaagaaagtttggcaaattgtggtatctttagGATTAATTCTAAGTTTGCATTACAGGTATGAGCACATAATCTGAAGCTCAGGTATCCAGACTGCGAAGACTTGGAATTCTGCATTCTTCTTCTCACTCAACCAGGAGTTTTGAATTCATTTGGCTATGCTATACATGGATCCCAGCACTTATATCTGTCGATGGCTTTTCAATGAGTTGGGACAGTTGGCACCAGCTCAGAGCAAGCATCTAGGTTCATGTGGTCAGTCCACATTGATCCCAAACAATGACGTTGgtactacccccccccccccaataaacaAGCTCAActtaaaaaaccctcaaaaaaGAATTAAGCCAGTACTATGGAATCTCCCCTAAGGAAAATAGTTAACACTTATCCTTGGATCATTCACAGGCtacctcttcttttctttggagTTCAGTTTACCATTACTTAGCAAACTTCATAGAATCTTGAAATACACACATAGACAACAAAGGGAAACACTTAAACCATACCCAAGGACTTTGAAGATATTGGGAAGCCCTGCAGTGCTATAGTATTTACTAGACATTGTTCTGACTTTAGCCATCTTAGGGACCCCAGGATGTATGTAATGCTCAGAAAGAgctaaaatagtttttattttctcctggaattctcttatttgcttatttccttctgtGTACCTATTTGTCTGTCAAGTCAAGGggatatttctatattatttctcCAAAGTTCAAAAAGACTCTAAGATATTTTGAGACTTTG
Protein-coding regions in this window:
- the ICOS gene encoding inducible T-cell costimulator, coding for MAKARFQTKCKEIFEEEKIASIWEQDERLHKNFNDSAQLMVIEFYNGGLKLSCSYPEAARDFKMQLLKGNGKQKVCELKKDNQDVQMTKEMESCQPKLSNTSVIFFLSDLDSTHTDHYFCSLHVTYPPPFLNSTPNGAYLHIYESKSCFHMPLWLSLGVAFSLCFIGILIGIFSNCIRKRISQSRSSLHETNSEYMPMAAVNAAKNPGFKGGSQFEALFNDGSFRS